In Flammeovirgaceae bacterium 311, one DNA window encodes the following:
- a CDS encoding penicillin-binding protein, beta-lactamase class C (COG1680 Beta-lactamase class C and other penicillin binding proteins) — MQVAPFFPFLSRNYSFLSNMRNLLLIPFLLLALLAGGQTKSIKKSPPLTETSPAKVGMSAERLARIDAMLEQAVAEGNIPGAVALVARNGKIVYHKAFGMADQESNRPLKRDDIFRIASQTKAITSTAVMMLWEEGKFRLDDPVSKYIPEFKNPQVLQSFRYSDTTYTTKAADKEITIRHLLTHTSGLGYGMIDGDERMKMIYQKAGVTDLFTTEPISIEESVKKLARLPLHHNPGEKFTYSEGIDVLGYLIEVVAGIPFDEFLRTRLFEPLGMHDTWFYLPQEKANRLVAVQHQREGKWQPYTATFYDTDYPIKGARKFFSGGAGLSSTAKDYATFLQMYLNGGELNGVRILSHTTVETIMGNQIGNIWGEEGDSYHGLAFSVLTQYGQDKGGNGSTGTFSWGGYFNTQYFADPEENIIGILMKQTQGPVKDDTAWKFKVLVGQAVDD, encoded by the coding sequence TTGCAGGTAGCCCCTTTTTTTCCTTTTTTGTCCCGCAATTATTCTTTTCTCTCAAACATGCGAAACCTACTGTTAATCCCCTTCCTGTTGCTGGCCCTGCTGGCAGGTGGTCAAACAAAATCCATCAAAAAGTCACCACCCCTTACAGAGACTTCTCCTGCCAAAGTGGGCATGTCGGCCGAGCGGCTTGCCAGGATAGATGCGATGCTGGAGCAGGCAGTTGCAGAAGGAAATATTCCTGGGGCGGTTGCCCTGGTAGCACGCAATGGCAAGATTGTTTATCACAAGGCATTTGGCATGGCCGATCAAGAGAGTAATCGGCCACTGAAGCGGGATGATATTTTCCGGATAGCCTCCCAAACCAAAGCCATTACCTCTACGGCAGTTATGATGCTGTGGGAGGAAGGAAAATTCCGGCTCGATGATCCTGTTTCCAAATATATTCCTGAATTCAAAAATCCGCAGGTGCTGCAGTCTTTTCGTTACAGCGATACCACCTACACCACCAAAGCAGCTGATAAGGAAATTACCATACGCCACCTGCTTACCCATACTTCAGGACTGGGCTATGGTATGATCGATGGTGATGAACGTATGAAGATGATTTACCAGAAAGCAGGCGTTACCGATCTGTTTACCACCGAACCCATCAGCATAGAGGAATCGGTTAAAAAACTGGCCCGGCTGCCGCTGCACCACAATCCCGGGGAGAAGTTTACCTACAGCGAGGGGATAGATGTGTTGGGATACCTGATAGAGGTGGTAGCAGGAATTCCATTTGATGAATTCCTCCGTACAAGACTCTTCGAGCCCCTGGGCATGCACGACACCTGGTTTTACCTGCCGCAGGAAAAAGCAAACCGCCTGGTTGCTGTTCAGCACCAGCGCGAAGGGAAATGGCAGCCTTATACCGCCACCTTTTATGATACCGATTACCCCATCAAAGGAGCCAGGAAATTCTTTTCAGGGGGTGCAGGTTTATCCAGTACTGCAAAAGACTATGCCACTTTCCTGCAAATGTACCTCAATGGGGGGGAGCTTAACGGAGTGCGTATCCTTAGCCATACCACCGTAGAAACCATTATGGGCAACCAGATCGGTAATATCTGGGGAGAAGAGGGAGATTCTTACCATGGCCTTGCCTTTAGTGTTTTAACCCAGTACGGACAGGATAAAGGCGGTAATGGCAGCACCGGTACCTTTAGCTGGGGCGGTTATTTCAATACCCAGTACTTTGCCGATCCGGAAGAAAACATCATAGGCATTCTGATGAAGCAAACACAGGGGCCTGTAAAAGATGATACAGCCTGGAAGTTTAAGGTGCTGGTAGGCCAGGCAGTGGATGATTAA
- a CDS encoding beta-Ig-H3/fasciclin (COG2335 Secreted and surface protein containing fasciclin-like repeats), translating into MFGCSSTNEVSDNTGLEATEVVVTETEVATGTTPDGSVVVVTDTDVVADTTLMVPSTQNMANRSVDYDDMFDQVEDTEQYDLLALAKMDPNLSTFVQLVELSGLAPSFKMADPVTVFAPVNAAFNQMPEGRLAELVAPENRTELTSFLNMHIVPQEVASTQLNANSFIDRGDEEDIPVTVEMNGTQFFVGGAQILKSDVEASNGVLHVVDGIIQTSETAGPGIR; encoded by the coding sequence ATGTTTGGCTGCTCCAGCACAAATGAAGTAAGCGATAACACAGGCCTGGAGGCAACAGAAGTAGTAGTAACGGAAACAGAAGTGGCTACCGGTACAACACCAGATGGTTCGGTGGTAGTGGTTACAGATACTGATGTGGTAGCAGATACCACTTTGATGGTTCCATCTACGCAGAACATGGCTAACAGATCTGTTGATTATGATGATATGTTTGATCAGGTGGAGGATACCGAGCAGTATGATCTGCTGGCATTGGCCAAGATGGATCCTAACCTGTCGACCTTTGTGCAGCTGGTAGAACTTTCAGGTTTAGCCCCTTCCTTTAAAATGGCCGATCCTGTAACAGTATTTGCCCCGGTAAATGCGGCGTTCAATCAAATGCCGGAGGGTCGCCTGGCTGAATTAGTAGCTCCTGAAAACAGAACAGAGCTGACCAGTTTTCTGAATATGCATATTGTACCCCAGGAGGTAGCATCTACACAGCTTAACGCCAACAGCTTTATTGACAGAGGTGATGAGGAAGACATCCCGGTAACTGTGGAAATGAACGGTACCCAATTTTTTGTGGGTGGTGCACAGATACTAAAATCTGATGTTGAAGCTTCAAACGGAGTGCTTCATGTGGTTGATGGCATCATCCAAACCAGTGAGACAGCCGGTCCAGGAATCCGATAA